From the Niveibacterium microcysteis genome, the window ACCATGTTTCTGATTCCTGGTGTGCAAATTCAAGGGCGTCGCCGCGCAGAGTGCAGCAGCGCCCGGTGTTCGGTGTTGCGGCCGGCTATTCGATCTCGCGCGCCCGATACCAGTACGCGTAGCAATCGGAAAAGCCGAGTCGTTGATACAGGGCACGCGCCACGGCGTTGCCGGCGCCCACCTGAAGGCATGCATACCGCGCGCCGGCGTTTTGCGCCCGCTGGAGCAGCATTTCGATGAGCGTGGCGGCATACCCCCTGCCGCGCATCTCAGCCTGCGTATGCACGCCATAGAGGCCCGCCATGCTGCCATCGAGAAGCACGCAGCCTGCCGCAACCGGCGCGTCCCGTTCACCCATCAGCAAACGAATGCCGGTGCCCGCAAACGATACAGCGCGTTCAACATCCACCGCGATGCGCTCCGGTGCGTCACCGTAGAGGCGCCCGGCCTTGTCGGCAAATTCGCGCGGCCCGACTTCATGCAGGGGCAAGGCGCTTGCCGGGGCTGTGCCAACCTCGAGCGTACGGTACATGACGCGGGATTCCTCAAAGGCCACGAAGCCCCGTTCGGCGAGCGCGGCGTCTAGCCCCTGTGGCTGCGAAAACGGCGTGATGCGGAAGGTCAGCGGCAAACCCGCAGCCGCCAGCAGGGCAGCAGCGCGTTCGATGCGTTCGTCAATCGGCATGCGGCCGTCGCCGATCGCGTTCACGCAGCGTGCCCGTTTTGCCCGGCTGTTGGCGAAACGCACCAGCCAACCGTCGACCAGTGCCTGCTCGCGCACATGGGTGGCATTGAGCCCGGCATCTTCAGCCTGGGCGGCGAGCGCATCACGCGCATCGCGCAGCGCCTCGGGAACCGAGCGCGGATCGAATGCGGCAGCCATCGTCGGACTAGATCGATTTGATCCGTTCGATCATTTCCGCGGCAAATGCGAGGTAGGCCTG encodes:
- a CDS encoding GNAT family N-acetyltransferase, encoding MAAAFDPRSVPEALRDARDALAAQAEDAGLNATHVREQALVDGWLVRFANSRAKRARCVNAIGDGRMPIDERIERAAALLAAAGLPLTFRITPFSQPQGLDAALAERGFVAFEESRVMYRTLEVGTAPASALPLHEVGPREFADKAGRLYGDAPERIAVDVERAVSFAGTGIRLLMGERDAPVAAGCVLLDGSMAGLYGVHTQAEMRGRGYAATLIEMLLQRAQNAGARYACLQVGAGNAVARALYQRLGFSDCYAYWYRAREIE